CCACCGGTATCAAACAAAACATTGCAAAACCTGAGAACGTGTAGCGAAAGCCGCTTCATGCGGGGCGACTTCCATGTGCTGGGGCTGCGACACACGAGCAAAAGCGGGCGGGAATACTTCATCGTGGCGGAGGCAGTGTTCAACCCCGAGGAGCTGAAAAACCTTCGCAACATTCTCATCCTGAGTTTTTTCTTGTGTATAGGCATCGTGGCCATCGGGGGATGGTTCTATGCGGGGCAGGCAATGTCACCTGTGGCACGTATCGTCAATCAAGTGGACCACATATTGCCTTCCGACCTGAGCGCCCGCTTGGATGCGCCCAACAACCACGACGAGATATCGCGCCTCGTGCTCACCTTCAACCGCCTACTCGACCGCATCCAATTCGCTTTTCGGATGCAAAAAAGCTTCATTTCCAACGTGTCGCACGAGCTGAAAAACCCGCTCTCCGTCATCATCTCGCAGTTGGAAATCTCGCTCGACCGCCAAAAACGTAGCACAGAGGAATATCGCGACACGCTCGCCTCCGTGCTGGAAGACACCCGCGAACTCAACAGCGTGACGGAGAAGCTGCTCCAGCTCGCCCGTGTCCATTCGGAAGGAGCCAACATTGCCTTCGAGCGGGTGCGGCTCGACGAAATCATGCTTCAAACCCGTGCCACTTTGCTGCGACTTCACCCGGACTACCATATCGCGTTCGACATCGTGGGCTTCCCGGACGACGAGGAGCAGCTTTGCGTGTTGGGCAACGAGCCGCTGCTCCGCTCGGCATTTCAAAACCTGATGGACAACGGTTGCAAATTTTCGCCCGACAAGAAGGTGGAGGTGAAAATTTGGTTCGACCCGGCTGGCAAACACCATGTCGAAATCGCCGACCAAGGCCCCGGCATCCCGGCCAAAGACTTGCAACTTATTTTCCAGCCTTTCTATCGCAGCTCGCAGAACATTCATGTCAGAGGCTCTGGCATCGGCCTTTCATTGGTGGACAGCATCATGCGGCTACACCGCGTCGGGCTTGATGTGACATCGGCACAGGGGCGAGGCACCACTTTCAAACTCAGTTTCCCGGCTATGCAGTAGATTTTCAAAACCAAACCACGACAATGAGAAAACTAATTCCAAAAAAGGCTTTGCTGCTTATAATGGTCGTTTTTTGTGGCGTTGTCATGCAGCATTGCACAAGCGAAAGCGCGGAAGAACCCGCAGATTATCGCCTTGCCACCGATGTGGCGCTCGAATGGAATCGCATGATGCTGCATTTGGAGCGCCACACCAAAGGCTATCGCCCCCCCGTCAGCGCCCGCGCGTTTGCTTACATCGCGATGGCAGGCTATGAGGCCTCGCTGCCCGCCTTGAACGATTACATTTCCCTGTCGAGATATTGTGCTGGTTATGAGTCGCCCTCATTTCGCTCGCAAGGCGGCAGTTATTTTTTGCCAACGGGTCTCAATGCCGCTTATGCTCAAATGATGCGGTATTTTTTCCCGGATGCCCCCAAAAAATGGCGGGATAAGGTGGACCAGCTGGAAGCGCATTTTGACCAAGTCTGCTCCAAGCAAGCGAAAGTTGAGCATCTTGAGCATTCGGCGGCGTATGGCAGGGCTGTCGCTGATGCCGTGTGGCGGTGGTCGGCGACCGACGAGGAGGGGCACAACGCTTTTTTGTTCAATTTTGACAAAAACTACGTCGCGCCGAACTGCAAGGGTTGTTGGCAACCCGACAAGCGGCATCCGATGCCAGCCTTGCTGCCCAACTGGGGCGATGTGCGGGGGTTTGTCATTCGGCAGGGTGATGTGCAAACAACGCCTCCCGCTTCTTTCGACGAGACACCTGGCTCCCCGTTTTTCACCGAGGCGATGGAGGTTTTCTCCGTGTCGCAACCATTGAGCCGGGAAAGCCACTGGATTGCCGAGTTGTGGAGCGACGACTTGCCCGGCCTCACCGTCACGCCAGCAGGGCGTTGGATTGCCATTGCCAATCAAGCCATCGAACAAGCGAGACCACCCTACCTCATTGTCGCAGAGACCTATCTCAAAGTCGCATGGGCCGTTTGTGATGTCGGCATCGTGACTTGGCAAGCCAAGTATGCCTACAACGTGGAACGCCCCGAAGCTTACATCCAACGAAACATCAAATCCGACTGGACTTCCCTTCACGAAAATCCTCCATTCCCGGCTTATCCAAGCGGGCACTCGGCCTTTGGCGCAGCAGCAGCAGAAGTGCTGACTTCCGAGTTGGGCGAGCGATTCGAGCTTACCGACCGCACACACGAACATCGGCAGGAGTTTGTCGGCAAGCCGCGCACCTATCAGTCTTTTATGGAAATGGCAAAGGAAAATGCGGCCTCGCGGGTGTTTTTGGGTGTCCATTATCGGATGGATTGCGAGGAAGGATTGCGGCTCGGCAAAATAGTGGGTCAAAAAGTGGCGCGGCTGCCCTTGCACCGCAAGGAAGCCTCCTTGCTGCGCTGAGCTCGCAACGAAAGATGGCACGACTGTTGGTTGGCACACATTGATTTTGTTAAAAAAATCCGCAGCGTGGTTTTTCTTTCTATTTTTCGCACATCCAAGAATTATTCAGCAGGCACAAACCGATAATCGCAATGGCCAAGGCCGTTTTTACTCCTCTCCTCTTTGTACTCTTCGTCCAGATGCTGGCAGCGCAGCAAGACACGCTGCATCCGGTCTGCAAGTTGCTCAATCTCAACGACAACTGGGATTTTGGCGCTGGCGCACGATTCAGTTTTTTGGATTTTGAGGACATGAATCGAGCCTTGGACGCAGCCGAATTGCCCGGCCTCGAATCACCCGTTTCGTGCCTCGACCTGATGCTGCGCACTTCCTTCTCGTGGCGCTATTTGGTGATGGAATCCGGTGTCAAATACGCTTTTGGCTCGTCGAACAGGAACAATCTGGGAAATCGTCATTCCGTGACATTTCGCGACTACGCCTTGCAATCTCGCCTGATGTTCGACATCTTCCGCCGCAACCGCATGAGCAAAATCCTACCTTTCGCTGGCCTGAGCGTCAGCTATCAAGTGTTGCGCACCCGCTCGTCGGAATCCTTCGACGCGGGCCCATCGAGTACCGATGCATTGAACAGTCTCAATCGCCGCTTCACCTACATTCCGTTCTCGTTTGAGACGGGGGTCAGCTTTGAGCAAGGTTTTAAGGTGTTTGGGAAAAACCTGTTTGTCGGTTTCCGTTCTGGGTATGCTTTTCGATTTTTCCAGACAGAATGGACGCTGGAAAAAAACGAGCAAGTGAATTTGCCCAAGCCTGCCGCCAGCGCACCTTTTGTGGCGATGATATTGCGCGTCAAATCCATCCCAGCAAGGCCCTGCCTCGAACAGCGTAATCCCGCTGGTTTCTGAAAAAAATCACTCGGGGAATAGCCTCTTTTTTCAAACTATCTTTTCGCGTGAGAGTTAATACTTAATCATCTCTCACCTTAAAAATAGCGCAACATGAAACACTGGCTTTTTCTTTTCATATTGATATTCGCGTTCGAACCACACAGCGTTTTTGCCAACAACAGCGACAGCCCGGAGACCCTCGAATGGGTGCGCCGCACTGCAAGCAAAATCGAAAAAACGCTCAACGATGCCATCAACACCAATGATTGGGCCTACCTGCTGACTAAACTGATGCAAATGAACGAGGAGTTTGAGTCTGTGGCTTTTGCCGGGCTATATTGCCACGAAGCCCGCAGTGCCGCCGAGCTGGGCCGCTACTATTGCAACTGGCTCAATTCCTTCACAGAGGGGAACGACTTGAATTCCGTCATCGTGCGCGCCACGGAAGCACGCCTACAAGCTCGCCGTATGGCCAACGCCGCCGCTGTCTGCTTGCTCGAACAAGACAAAGACACACCATCCACCTCCTTCAAGCCTTCCGATATTTTGCAGTCCAACTCATCCGTCGTTCGGCTCGACCTGACGGATGGGCTGGCCTCCAAAGACTTTCACATTCTCGCGCAGAAATTGGAACACGCAGAGCGCGTGCTACGCGACACGGAGGTGCTTTCCAAAGGACTTTTAGGCTGTGAAAGAGTGACGGAGGCGGCGCTTATCTGCCTTGAACACACCCGCAATGCGTTGTTGAGCAGGGAATGGCAATCGGTTTCCGACAATATCGCGTTGGCTTTGGCGCAAGTGGAGGCGATGAAAGATTCTGCCGCAGGTTGCAACTGACGATATTTCACACGCCCATCTTGCCAGCTTTGTAGGTCAACTCTAGCGATTGGTGGCGCCAAAAAGGACACGCAAACGGTCTTTGGTGCCGGTTGCCGATGTTTTCCTTCACTTGTGTTTTCAGCGCAACAAGTCTAATGATGAAGTGAAAAAAAGCGCCTGTCTTCTTGCGAGGGCAGGCGCTTTTTTTCGGAGCATTCAAGTGGCCTCACAGATTCAGCAAAAAGCCAATCGTGAAATTGGCATCCCAGTCGAACACGAACTGTTTGCAGCCCGTCGCGTCGGCGATGGCTTGATAGATGTTGAGACCCGATTTTTGCTTGGCACCATCTGGCGTATAGTCGGCAGGGGCTTTCAACAGCGTATATCGCTCCTTGCCGTTGCGCACTTGCTTGGCCAGCTCATAAGGCACCCCGCCGATGATGAAACAAGTGCCGCGCAAATTGGAAGGAACTTGGCTCGCCTTGTTTTTCACATCTTGATACGCGGTAGCATCGCTTAGGTTGTCCTGATAGTACTTGGCGCCATACGATTCGAGCGCGCCATTGGGCAGCCACGATATTTTGGTGTTGCCAGAGCCAATATCCACTACGAACGCCTTGCTTTGGAAAGCTGCGGGCAAAGCTGCTCGCAGGGCGAGCTTTGCTTCTTGTTGTGGGGTAACTTCATTGACGAAATAGCCCATTCCTTTGAGGGCGGCGCTGATTTTTTGCGTCACGGGTTCTTTGGTTGCCCCCGAGCTGATGACGAAGTGGATGTCGCGTGCGCCCACCCCAAAACTCACCATGTCAGCGATGAAGCGTTTTAGGCCGCTTTTGATATCCTCATCGGTGGCAAGGTTTTCCTTGACGAGGCTCACGCCAAACTCTGCCTTTTCCAATTTCCAGTTTTTCTTGTCGTCAACCCTGATAATGAAGGAATTGAAACCCGTGGCACCCAACTCGACCACGCCTTTCAGCTTGCCTCCTGACGGCATGGGCGCTGTGTAACTGAAAGGAGTAGGGGTGAAAGTGTTGCCGGGTTTGCCCCAAGAGGAGCTCGAGCCGGTCGGGGCACCTGAACTGGCAGGTGGCGCGGAAGTGGCGGGTTGCTCGGTAGTCGAAGAGCCAACATCGGAGCCGCCAAGCCCGAGGTCGGGAAAGAAGTGGCGCACGCCGAAGAAGATGCCTGCCACGATGGCGAGCGTAATCAGCAATCGGGAAAAAGTGGTCAATCGTGCCATGGTATGGATTTCTCTTGTTTTGGTGAAAATTGAATGTTTCGATTTGTTAGTGCCCTAAAAAGGCGCTACAAAATTGGAACAAAACCGGAAAACAGCGGCAAGAATTTTCGAGTAGCACGACGAACCGACGGACGAAAGGAAAATCCATATATCAAAAGCAACGCATGGCTCAAAACTAACAAAGGCCTTTTCTCTCTACCTTCGCACTCGTTTCTAAACCGACTAACTCGCTGGGTGCCTGCCCTTCACCTGTCAATCATGTAAACATTGTCCGATAAATGACTGCCACAACGCAACAAAGCATTCTCTCTGACCGCGTCCTCCACCTCGCCGAATCCGAAACCCTCAAAATGGCCCGCATGGCACGCGAGCTCCGCGCACTCGGCCACGATGTCATCAGCCTCAGCCTCGGCGAGCCTGATTTCGACACCCCAGACCATATCAAGGAAGCAGCCTACCAAGCCCTCAAAGACGGCTACACCAAATACACGCCCGTCGCGGGTTTGCCAGAACTGACGAAGGCCATCAGCGAAAAATTCAAGCGTGACAACGACTTGGACTACCGCCCCGAACAAATCGTGGTGAGCAACGGTGCCAAACAAACGGTCTATAACCTCTGCCAAGCCCTGCTCAACCCCGGCGACGAGGTGGTGGTGCTGGCACCCTACTGGGTCTCCTACTGGGAAATCGTGAAACTTTCCGGTGGCGTGCCAGTGCCCGTTTACGCAGGCGTGGAGCGCGATTTCAAACCCACGCCGCAGCAGATTGCGGATGCCATCACCGAGCGCACCAAGTTTGTGCTGTTCTCCTCGCCCTGCAACCCCACCGGCACGGTGTTCGACCGCGACGAGCTGCAGGCCTACGCGGATGCCATCGCGCCGCACAAGCACGTCCTCATCGTGAGCGACGAGATTTACGAATATATCAACTTCACCCACGAACACGTCAGCATCGGCTCTTTTCCCAACGTGAAAGACCGCACCGTCACCATCAATGGTTTTGCCAAAGGGTTCGCCATGACGGGCTGGCGACTTGGCTACATGGGCGCGCCAAAATACCTCGCCGATGCATGCTCCAAAATACAGGGGCAGGTGACGAGCGGCGCTTCGTCGTTTGGCCAAAAAGCGGGCGCAGTCGCGCTCATGAGCGACCTCGCGCCTACCGAGACCATGCGCGAGGCATTCCGCGAGCGCCGCGACATCGTGATTTCGATGCTCGAAGAAATACCCGGCATCAAGACCAACCACCCCGACGGCGCTTTTTATATTTTCCCAGACATCAGTGCCTTTTTTGGAAAAACGGATGG
This genomic interval from Saprospiraceae bacterium contains the following:
- a CDS encoding HAMP domain-containing histidine kinase translates to MQIRTKLTLQFIVLVAGILLLSLFIIYIKFQRMTEDEFYNGLRSKALMTAEMVLHDEEKIAPLGDHRAEEEPVLPFRENVVIYNAAYKRVFAFNRAAPPVSNKTLQNLRTCSESRFMRGDFHVLGLRHTSKSGREYFIVAEAVFNPEELKNLRNILILSFFLCIGIVAIGGWFYAGQAMSPVARIVNQVDHILPSDLSARLDAPNNHDEISRLVLTFNRLLDRIQFAFRMQKSFISNVSHELKNPLSVIISQLEISLDRQKRSTEEYRDTLASVLEDTRELNSVTEKLLQLARVHSEGANIAFERVRLDEIMLQTRATLLRLHPDYHIAFDIVGFPDDEEQLCVLGNEPLLRSAFQNLMDNGCKFSPDKKVEVKIWFDPAGKHHVEIADQGPGIPAKDLQLIFQPFYRSSQNIHVRGSGIGLSLVDSIMRLHRVGLDVTSAQGRGTTFKLSFPAMQ
- a CDS encoding pyridoxal phosphate-dependent aminotransferase, translated to MARMARELRALGHDVISLSLGEPDFDTPDHIKEAAYQALKDGYTKYTPVAGLPELTKAISEKFKRDNDLDYRPEQIVVSNGAKQTVYNLCQALLNPGDEVVVLAPYWVSYWEIVKLSGGVPVPVYAGVERDFKPTPQQIADAITERTKFVLFSSPCNPTGTVFDRDELQAYADAIAPHKHVLIVSDEIYEYINFTHEHVSIGSFPNVKDRTVTINGFAKGFAMTGWRLGYMGAPKYLADACSKIQGQVTSGASSFGQKAGAVALMSDLAPTETMREAFRERRDIVISMLEEIPGIKTNHPDGAFYIFPDISAFFGKTDGHTTIRNADDFCDYVMSNAYVGLVSGTAFGDPNCFRLSYAASEAQLREAIKRMKNVLGRLR
- a CDS encoding phosphatase PAP2 family protein, whose amino-acid sequence is MRKLIPKKALLLIMVVFCGVVMQHCTSESAEEPADYRLATDVALEWNRMMLHLERHTKGYRPPVSARAFAYIAMAGYEASLPALNDYISLSRYCAGYESPSFRSQGGSYFLPTGLNAAYAQMMRYFFPDAPKKWRDKVDQLEAHFDQVCSKQAKVEHLEHSAAYGRAVADAVWRWSATDEEGHNAFLFNFDKNYVAPNCKGCWQPDKRHPMPALLPNWGDVRGFVIRQGDVQTTPPASFDETPGSPFFTEAMEVFSVSQPLSRESHWIAELWSDDLPGLTVTPAGRWIAIANQAIEQARPPYLIVAETYLKVAWAVCDVGIVTWQAKYAYNVERPEAYIQRNIKSDWTSLHENPPFPAYPSGHSAFGAAAAEVLTSELGERFELTDRTHEHRQEFVGKPRTYQSFMEMAKENAASRVFLGVHYRMDCEEGLRLGKIVGQKVARLPLHRKEASLLR